In one window of Mobiluncus massiliensis DNA:
- a CDS encoding prephenate dehydrogenase — protein sequence MSETLPHSTPQPGTAVVGTRGPVLIIGAGLIGGSVGLALRRAGVDVYLRDASPTAMALGESLGAGRVWREGLPAPFLVLVATPPDVTAEVVLAALREFPAAFVFDVSSVKDAVVHEVVAGDRAAAPRYCSVHPMAGKEVNGVGAAAADLFAGRPWVVVAHETTRPDVVLAARTLGTDLGAFLLTLDADEHDRAVALVSHVPQLVSSLMAGLLVTAPPAALELAGGGLRDVTRIAASDPRLWNAILAGNETAVREILVELQGNLQALIAGLSPDIPCDTGNPDGNPTKTIPPTRPCDPSQTAARTAWNSPAVGAINTVLVRGNEGVGRIPGKHGDAASKYGVVAVLVPDEPGFLGRLFNEVGSAGINVEDFRLEHSLGQARGLAYLYVTPASVEPLMEHLAKQGWSLAEV from the coding sequence ATGAGCGAAACTTTGCCGCATTCCACCCCGCAGCCCGGTACCGCCGTGGTCGGTACGCGCGGGCCGGTGTTAATTATCGGCGCGGGTTTGATTGGGGGGTCTGTTGGTTTGGCGCTGCGTCGTGCGGGAGTGGACGTTTACCTGCGAGACGCGTCCCCGACGGCGATGGCTTTGGGCGAGAGCCTGGGAGCCGGTCGGGTCTGGCGCGAGGGTTTGCCCGCGCCTTTCCTAGTGTTGGTCGCGACCCCTCCCGATGTGACTGCAGAAGTCGTGTTGGCGGCTTTGCGAGAGTTTCCCGCGGCTTTCGTGTTTGACGTCAGTTCCGTGAAAGACGCGGTGGTGCACGAGGTCGTGGCGGGGGATCGTGCCGCGGCGCCGCGCTATTGCTCGGTACACCCCATGGCCGGCAAGGAAGTGAACGGTGTTGGGGCTGCCGCCGCGGACTTATTTGCGGGCCGACCCTGGGTGGTGGTGGCGCATGAGACGACCCGCCCTGACGTGGTGTTGGCGGCGCGAACTTTGGGGACAGACCTGGGCGCGTTCCTGTTGACTTTGGACGCTGACGAGCACGACCGGGCGGTAGCGTTGGTTTCGCACGTGCCGCAGTTGGTGTCGTCCCTGATGGCGGGGCTGCTGGTGACGGCGCCTCCGGCCGCTTTGGAACTGGCGGGGGGCGGTTTGCGCGATGTGACGCGCATTGCGGCTTCTGACCCGCGGCTGTGGAACGCTATCTTGGCAGGCAACGAAACCGCGGTGCGCGAAATCCTGGTGGAACTGCAAGGTAACCTGCAGGCTCTCATCGCCGGACTGAGCCCGGATATTCCCTGCGATACCGGCAACCCGGACGGTAATCCGACCAAAACAATCCCGCCCACCCGGCCTTGTGACCCCTCTCAGACTGCCGCGCGCACCGCCTGGAATTCTCCCGCCGTAGGCGCCATTAATACCGTGTTGGTGCGCGGTAACGAGGGCGTGGGGCGGATTCCCGGCAAGCACGGTGATGCGGCCTCGAAATATGGGGTGGTGGCAGTGCTGGTCCCGGACGAGCCGGGCTTCCTGGGGCGTTTGTTCAACGAGGTGGGGTCAGCCGGTATCAACGTGGAGGATTTCCGCCTGGAACACTCTTTGGGGCAAGCGCGCGGGCTGGCCTACCTGTACGTCACGCCGGCTTCGGTAGAGCCGCTGATGGAACATCTGGCGAAGCAGGGCTGGTCCCTGGCAGAGGTCTGA
- a CDS encoding ScpA family protein, which produces MSPNPDPNLPDTAPDNQEPADLDTADTPAFEVHSPEYTGPFHLLADLVAKRKLDITAFALAEVTADFLAYLDKWPNLAEATEFLVIAATLLDIKAARLLPGMADSEEDLELLEAQDLLISRLIQYQTYKEASNFVEEQLEVFQLVTGRVPGDEPALKHVLAELKTQIDPEELARRAASTLYAVPPQVLVAHLHDPLVSVHEQTAVLSERLQRARTLTFKELVADAKTLPVIISRFLALLDMYRSGVLSFTQENPLGKLVITWVGSSETETEPQIEDEWE; this is translated from the coding sequence ATGTCGCCTAACCCTGACCCGAACCTGCCCGACACGGCCCCGGACAACCAAGAACCGGCAGACTTGGACACGGCGGACACCCCCGCTTTTGAGGTCCATTCACCCGAGTACACCGGACCGTTTCACCTGCTGGCGGACCTGGTCGCGAAACGCAAACTGGACATCACCGCTTTTGCCCTCGCCGAAGTGACCGCGGATTTCCTCGCTTACCTGGATAAATGGCCCAATCTGGCCGAAGCGACCGAATTCCTGGTCATCGCGGCAACTCTGTTGGACATCAAAGCGGCGCGGCTCTTGCCGGGCATGGCTGACAGCGAGGAGGACCTGGAACTTCTGGAAGCCCAGGACCTGCTGATTTCCCGGCTCATTCAATATCAAACCTATAAAGAAGCCTCGAACTTTGTCGAGGAGCAGCTGGAGGTCTTTCAACTGGTGACAGGACGCGTGCCGGGGGACGAGCCGGCTCTGAAACATGTCCTTGCGGAACTGAAAACCCAGATTGACCCCGAGGAGTTGGCCCGCCGTGCTGCCAGCACCCTGTACGCGGTTCCTCCGCAAGTCCTGGTCGCCCACCTGCATGATCCGCTCGTTTCGGTTCATGAGCAGACCGCGGTGCTCAGCGAGCGTCTGCAACGTGCCCGCACCCTCACGTTTAAAGAACTTGTGGCAGATGCCAAAACACTGCCGGTAATCATTTCGCGATTCCTGGCTCTGCTGGATATGTATCGCTCCGGGGTATTGAGTTTTACCCAGGAAAATCCTTTAGGTAAGTTAGTTATCACCTGGGTCGGCTCCAGCGAAACCGAGACCGAACCCCAGATTGAGGACGAATGGGAATGA
- the cmk gene encoding (d)CMP kinase, producing the protein MEYANYEALREKILGRGVVVAIDGPSGSGKSTISRSVAAALDLGYLDTGAMYRAAAWGVEHRGVDLNDSAAIAAAVQTMKFTVNAVPHAPRIFVDGVDVMHVIRTDHINAIVSAVSSVPEVRTVLIALQRDLIAQARESTRGIVVEGRDITTVVAPEAQVRILLTADEATRVSRRALEDQGDARSETLDRERALVLDRDARDAKVTSFHEAADGVTTVDSTDLSVSQTLDTVMRLIDQVTN; encoded by the coding sequence ATGGAATACGCGAACTATGAGGCATTGCGCGAAAAAATTTTGGGACGAGGGGTTGTAGTCGCCATCGATGGACCCAGCGGTTCGGGCAAATCCACCATTTCGCGTAGCGTGGCGGCAGCCCTGGACTTGGGATACCTCGATACGGGAGCGATGTACCGCGCCGCCGCCTGGGGCGTGGAACACCGTGGCGTGGACCTCAATGATTCCGCAGCCATCGCGGCGGCGGTGCAGACCATGAAGTTCACCGTCAACGCGGTTCCCCACGCACCCAGGATTTTTGTGGACGGCGTGGATGTCATGCACGTGATTCGCACGGACCACATCAACGCCATCGTGTCCGCCGTCTCGAGTGTGCCGGAAGTGCGTACCGTGCTGATTGCGCTGCAGCGCGACCTTATCGCCCAGGCTCGTGAATCCACTCGCGGTATCGTGGTGGAAGGCCGGGACATCACCACCGTGGTGGCACCCGAGGCACAAGTGCGGATTCTTTTGACGGCCGACGAGGCGACGCGAGTCAGTCGGCGGGCTTTGGAAGATCAAGGTGATGCCCGCAGCGAAACTTTGGACCGGGAACGCGCCCTGGTTTTGGACCGCGATGCCCGCGATGCCAAAGTCACTTCGTTCCACGAGGCCGCCGATGGGGTGACCACGGTGGACTCCACCGATTTGAGCGTGTCGCAAACTTTAGATACGGTTATGCGTCTGATTGATCAGGTGACGAATTGA
- the scpB gene encoding SMC-Scp complex subunit ScpB: MGMSDDQELWASLEAILMITEAPVGVDVLSVALQTPETEVYAALQGLAAEYRGEGGEGALFGRPRGFELREVGGGWRIYVAPRFQTLVQRFVTLGSTGRLSQAALETLAVVAYKQPCTRAQVAAIRGVNVDSVMRNLAARGLIEECGQTNLGALLYRTTAAFLEQTGLDSLDQLPPLAPYMPANPDLSQVLAAETADMLWDAQTQRSADDREINDTESSTDD; the protein is encoded by the coding sequence ATGGGAATGAGCGACGACCAAGAATTATGGGCTTCACTGGAAGCTATTTTGATGATTACCGAAGCGCCGGTAGGTGTGGACGTGTTGTCCGTAGCCCTGCAGACCCCGGAGACAGAGGTGTACGCCGCCCTGCAGGGGTTGGCTGCGGAATATCGCGGTGAAGGCGGGGAGGGAGCCCTGTTCGGCCGCCCGCGCGGATTTGAGCTGCGGGAAGTCGGCGGCGGGTGGCGCATCTACGTGGCGCCGCGGTTTCAGACCTTGGTGCAGCGTTTCGTGACTCTCGGCTCGACCGGTCGGCTTTCACAAGCGGCGTTGGAAACGTTGGCGGTCGTGGCTTACAAACAGCCCTGTACCCGCGCCCAAGTCGCCGCCATTCGCGGGGTGAACGTGGATTCGGTGATGCGTAACCTGGCGGCGCGCGGGCTCATCGAGGAATGCGGACAAACGAACCTTGGAGCTTTGCTGTACCGCACCACCGCGGCTTTCCTGGAACAGACCGGGCTGGACAGCCTGGATCAGCTGCCGCCCTTAGCTCCATATATGCCGGCTAACCCCGATTTGTCTCAGGTCTTGGCGGCGGAAACGGCCGACATGCTGTGGGATGCCCAAACCCAACGCAGCGCGGACGACAGAGAAATCAATGACACAGAAAGCAGTACAGATGACTGA
- the der gene encoding ribosome biogenesis GTPase Der yields the protein MTEETTGDAGGSTAAHQTNPVAPSGELPEMEYENFVDDGTVDPADAAREAMLREGLEDYDLEPEDLDLLSGDMTLDAAGLPATPNWPTLAVVGRPNVGKSTLVNRILGRREAVVLDEPGVTRDRVTYDANWNGRNFHLVDTGGWDVGVSGLDRAVADQAEIAIDLADAALFVVDANVGATATDERLMKLLRRSGKPVLLVANKVDSERQEADAAALWNLGMGQPYPISALHGRGTGDLLDAILQVLPETGVTPVTRAEDSTPRVALVGRPNVGKSSLLNALSGAGRAVVSEVPGTTRDPVDEVLELDGQQWVFVDTAGVRRRVKRSVGADYYSVLRTQAAIENADVALVLLDGGEPLTEQDVRVVNQVVDAGRALVLVNNKWDLVDEYRQGELKYEQEADLAHVSWAPKINISAKTGWHTNRITRALQAALEGWTIRIPTSRLNAFLGELVAAHPHPLRGGKQPRILYATQAGVCPPRFVLFTTGFLDPQYRRFIEHRLRDTFGFVGTPVRIGVRVREKRKGR from the coding sequence ATGACTGAGGAAACCACCGGAGACGCCGGGGGCTCGACAGCGGCACACCAGACCAATCCGGTGGCGCCCAGCGGTGAACTTCCGGAAATGGAATACGAAAACTTTGTCGATGATGGCACGGTAGACCCCGCGGACGCGGCGCGGGAAGCGATGTTGCGTGAGGGGTTGGAAGATTACGACCTAGAGCCGGAGGACTTGGATTTACTCTCCGGGGATATGACGCTGGACGCCGCCGGATTGCCCGCCACCCCAAACTGGCCGACCCTCGCCGTGGTGGGCCGTCCCAATGTCGGCAAATCCACCCTGGTGAATCGCATTTTGGGCCGCCGTGAAGCTGTTGTGCTGGACGAACCGGGAGTGACGCGGGACCGGGTCACTTATGATGCAAACTGGAATGGGCGCAACTTCCACCTGGTTGATACCGGCGGCTGGGACGTGGGGGTTTCCGGGCTGGACAGGGCGGTTGCGGACCAGGCCGAAATCGCGATTGACCTGGCGGACGCCGCTTTGTTCGTGGTGGACGCGAACGTGGGGGCGACCGCCACCGATGAACGTTTAATGAAGCTGCTACGCCGCTCCGGTAAGCCGGTGCTGCTGGTGGCCAACAAAGTCGACTCGGAGCGGCAAGAGGCCGATGCCGCCGCCTTGTGGAACCTCGGCATGGGTCAGCCCTACCCGATTTCTGCCCTGCACGGGCGCGGGACGGGGGATTTGCTGGACGCCATTTTGCAGGTGCTGCCCGAGACTGGGGTCACACCGGTCACTCGTGCTGAGGACTCTACGCCGCGGGTCGCCCTCGTGGGTCGACCCAACGTGGGCAAGTCCTCGCTGCTCAACGCCCTGTCCGGGGCGGGACGAGCCGTGGTTTCAGAAGTTCCCGGCACCACCCGTGACCCGGTGGACGAGGTTTTGGAACTGGACGGGCAGCAGTGGGTTTTTGTAGACACCGCGGGGGTGCGTCGGCGGGTCAAGCGCAGCGTGGGCGCGGATTACTACTCGGTGCTGCGCACCCAAGCCGCCATCGAAAACGCTGACGTGGCGCTGGTCTTGTTGGACGGGGGAGAACCCCTCACGGAACAAGATGTGCGGGTCGTGAACCAGGTCGTCGATGCGGGCCGAGCCTTGGTGCTGGTGAACAACAAGTGGGATCTGGTGGACGAATACCGCCAGGGCGAGCTGAAATACGAGCAAGAAGCGGATTTGGCGCACGTGTCGTGGGCGCCAAAGATTAACATCTCGGCGAAGACCGGCTGGCACACGAACCGGATTACTCGGGCGTTGCAAGCTGCCCTGGAGGGGTGGACGATTCGTATCCCAACCTCGCGTTTGAATGCGTTTTTGGGTGAACTGGTCGCGGCTCATCCCCATCCGCTGCGCGGCGGCAAACAGCCGCGTATCCTCTACGCCACCCAGGCGGGGGTATGTCCGCCCCGTTTTGTCCTGTTTACGACCGGATTCTTAGATCCGCAGTACCGGCGTTTCATCGAACACCGCCTGCGGGACACCTTCGGTTTTGTGGGCACCCCGGTGCGTATCGGAGTTCGGGTGCGCGAAAAGCGGAAAGGTCGCTAA
- a CDS encoding pseudouridine synthase: MTQKAVQMTESETKNTVTSDNTPLPESETESQTRPEATSEPERLQKVLSRAGVASRRASEDLIAQGRVQINGETVREMGVKVLPTDRITVDGQRIHTDTVLQVWAFHKPVGTVSSMQPEDDRPCIGDWVTKLPERVYNVGRLDAATAGLLLLTNNGELANRIMHPSYEVPKTYVAVVQGQVKMGLGKVLRRGVELEDGTVKVDKFKLIEVRKGSSIVQLTLHSGKNRVVRRLLSEVGHPVSALTRTGIANLTLDGLKEGQFRLLHGNELATLQEMVGL, translated from the coding sequence ATGACACAGAAAGCAGTACAGATGACTGAGTCGGAAACAAAAAACACCGTGACCAGTGACAACACGCCCTTGCCCGAGTCGGAAACTGAGTCCCAGACCCGCCCCGAGGCCACCAGCGAACCCGAGCGTCTCCAAAAAGTATTATCACGCGCCGGCGTCGCCTCGCGGCGGGCCAGTGAGGACTTAATTGCACAGGGCCGCGTCCAGATAAATGGTGAAACCGTGCGCGAAATGGGGGTAAAAGTCCTGCCCACGGACCGGATTACGGTAGACGGGCAGCGGATTCACACCGATACGGTCCTGCAGGTCTGGGCTTTTCACAAGCCCGTTGGCACGGTTTCTTCGATGCAGCCCGAGGACGATCGCCCCTGCATCGGGGACTGGGTGACGAAACTGCCCGAGCGGGTCTATAACGTGGGCCGCTTGGATGCAGCCACGGCAGGACTGCTGCTGTTGACCAACAACGGTGAGCTGGCGAACCGGATTATGCACCCGTCTTACGAAGTTCCGAAAACCTATGTCGCGGTGGTGCAAGGCCAGGTCAAGATGGGTTTGGGTAAGGTGTTGCGCCGCGGGGTCGAGCTGGAGGACGGCACGGTGAAAGTCGATAAATTCAAGCTCATCGAAGTGCGCAAGGGCTCATCAATCGTGCAACTGACACTCCATTCGGGCAAGAACCGCGTGGTGCGCCGCCTGCTCTCTGAGGTGGGTCACCCGGTATCCGCCCTGACCCGCACCGGCATCGCCAACCTGACTTTGGACGGCCTGAAAGAAGGCCAGTTCCGGCTGTTGCATGGCAACGAGTTGGCTACCTTGCAAGAAATGGTGGGACTATGA
- a CDS encoding AMP-dependent synthetase/ligase has product MTTNYYATPAQISLEPNDSIPALFFTRARRTPQAVVMMRPQPFGDGWEEITASTLANQIIDVARGFIGMGLEAGDCIGIMAGTSYEWVLLDYAAQSAGLTVVPIYETDSAAQVDWILEDTRARFVITETATQTRLVESTGRVVDCGVAAIQDGALDQIRLKGTNIRKQEVRDRLSAVNLDSLLSIVYTSGTTGKPKGVELTQRNFVYMALMIGDSLPEVIDNKKTRLLLFLPLAHVFARFSSYTVLSGRGVLGCVPNVKNLLHDLQSFRPTSMIVVPRVLEKIYTAAQVKSGRGLKHTIFSWAVAQAIHYSEALEDPNRKFVGFRLHRSHAIADKLLFSKLLELMGGDCRWVISGGAPLGARLGHFFRGVGLTVIEGWGLTETAGPVTGNLPGNIRMGSVGRPLPGVELKIDSSGEIFVRSDLVMRGYRNNPEATREALDPNGWFASGDLGEIDDDGFLSITGRKKELIVTASGKNVSPAPLEDSFRGHPLVSNVVVIGDKKPFVSALVTLDREMLPTWLANHKLPPMDPATAAVHPAVQESLMKGAQRASASVSRAESIRKVRVIIGDFTVDNGLLTPSLKVRRELVIQKYAKEIEAIYAK; this is encoded by the coding sequence TTGACCACGAATTATTACGCCACCCCCGCCCAAATCAGCCTGGAACCCAACGATTCCATACCCGCGCTGTTTTTCACCCGGGCACGCCGCACTCCCCAGGCTGTCGTGATGATGCGGCCCCAGCCTTTCGGTGACGGTTGGGAAGAAATCACCGCCTCCACCTTGGCTAACCAGATTATCGATGTGGCACGCGGGTTTATCGGCATGGGCTTAGAGGCCGGGGACTGCATCGGCATCATGGCCGGGACCTCATACGAATGGGTATTGTTGGATTACGCCGCCCAGTCGGCTGGCCTGACTGTGGTTCCCATCTACGAAACCGATTCGGCTGCCCAGGTGGACTGGATTTTGGAGGATACCAGGGCACGTTTTGTCATTACCGAAACCGCGACCCAGACCCGTTTGGTGGAGTCCACTGGAAGGGTTGTGGATTGCGGAGTGGCCGCCATCCAGGACGGGGCGCTGGACCAGATTCGTCTCAAGGGAACCAATATTCGCAAACAGGAGGTTCGGGATCGCCTATCCGCGGTCAACCTCGATTCGCTGCTCTCCATCGTCTATACCTCCGGGACAACGGGAAAACCGAAAGGCGTGGAGCTGACTCAACGCAACTTCGTCTATATGGCTCTGATGATTGGGGACAGTCTGCCCGAAGTCATCGACAACAAAAAGACCCGTCTGCTGCTGTTTTTACCGCTGGCTCACGTGTTTGCCCGTTTCAGTTCCTACACGGTGCTCTCCGGGCGCGGCGTGCTGGGCTGCGTACCAAATGTGAAAAACCTGCTGCATGACCTACAGTCGTTCCGTCCTACCAGCATGATTGTGGTTCCACGGGTTCTGGAAAAAATTTATACCGCTGCCCAGGTCAAGTCCGGTCGCGGCCTGAAACACACGATTTTCAGCTGGGCGGTGGCGCAAGCCATTCACTACTCGGAAGCCTTGGAGGATCCGAACCGCAAATTTGTTGGATTCCGCTTGCATCGTTCCCACGCGATTGCCGACAAGCTGCTGTTTTCTAAACTCCTGGAGCTGATGGGCGGGGACTGCCGCTGGGTCATCAGCGGCGGCGCTCCCCTGGGTGCGCGCCTGGGTCATTTTTTCCGCGGCGTGGGCTTGACTGTCATCGAAGGCTGGGGTCTGACGGAAACCGCCGGTCCGGTTACCGGAAACCTTCCCGGCAATATCCGCATGGGCAGCGTGGGACGTCCGCTGCCCGGCGTAGAACTAAAAATTGATAGCAGCGGGGAAATATTTGTCCGTTCCGACCTGGTAATGCGTGGCTACCGCAACAACCCTGAGGCGACCCGCGAGGCTTTGGACCCGAACGGATGGTTCGCCAGTGGAGACTTGGGCGAAATCGACGACGATGGATTCCTCAGTATTACCGGACGCAAGAAAGAACTCATCGTCACCGCCTCGGGAAAGAACGTCTCTCCGGCGCCGTTGGAGGACTCGTTCCGCGGTCACCCGTTGGTTTCCAACGTGGTCGTCATCGGGGACAAGAAGCCGTTTGTGTCGGCTTTGGTGACTTTGGACCGGGAAATGCTGCCCACGTGGCTGGCCAATCACAAACTTCCCCCCATGGATCCGGCGACTGCCGCTGTACACCCTGCCGTTCAAGAATCTCTGATGAAAGGCGCCCAGCGGGCCTCTGCCAGTGTCTCTAGAGCCGAATCTATCCGCAAAGTGCGGGTTATTATCGGCGACTTCACCGTAGACAACGGCCTGTTGACGCCGTCCTTAAAAGTTCGCCGGGAACTGGTCATCCAAAAATACGCCAAGGAAATCGAAGCCATCTACGCCAAATAG